A window of Streptomyces broussonetiae genomic DNA:
ACGGGTCGGTGAGGAGCGGTGTGCTCGCGGGGGTCTGGGCCCTGTCCCTGCTCGCGCTGACGGCCCTGCTGGCGGCCCGCGCCCTGCACTGGGCCCGCCACCGCGACCAGGCCCGGGCCCACCTCCTGGACCCGGCCGTGGCGCCCTTCTACGGCTGCCTGTCCATGGCCCTGCTGGCGGTGGGCGGCGGCGCGCTGATCGCCGGGCGTCCGCTGATCGGCACGGACGCGGCCGTCGCGCTGGACGCCGTGCTGTTCGCCACCGGTACGGCAGTCGGGCTCACGGCCGCGGTGGCCGTGCCGTACCTGATGGCCGTACGGCACCGCGTCGAGCCCTCACAGGCGACCCCGGTGTGGCTGCTGCCCCTGGTCGCGCCGATGGTGTCGGCGGCGCTCGGTCCGCTGCTCGTGCCGCATCTGCCGCCTGGCCAGCCCCGCGAGACCCTGCTGCTGGCCTGCTTCGCGATGTTCGGGCTGAGCCTGTTCGCGACGCTGCTGATGCTGCCGCTGGTCTTCGCCCGGCTGATCAGCCGCGGCCCGCTGCCGCTCGCGCTCACCCCGACCCTGTTCCTGGTCCTTGGCCCGCTCGGGCAGTCCACCACCGCCGTCGGCAAGATCGCGGACACGGCACCGGGTGTCGTACCGGCTCCGTACGACCGCGGTCTCGCCGTCTTCGCCGTGCTGTACGGAGTGCCGGTGATGGGGTTCGCCCTGCTGTGGCTTGCGTTCTCGGTCGCGCACGTGGTGCGGGCCCGGCGCCAGGGCATGGGGTTCGCGATGACCTGGTGGGCCTTCACCTTCCCGGTGGGCACCTGTGTCACCGGCGCCGCGGGCCTGGCCCGGCACACCGGCCTCGCCTGCTACGACGGGCTGGCACTCGGGCTGTACGCCGTCCTGGTCGCCGCATGGCTGGCCGCCGCCACCGGGACCGTGCGCGGGCTGGTCAGCGGCGAGCTGCTCGCAGCGCCGCGCCCAGCACCCGCGGCGCTTCGGCCAGCGACGGGCCGTACCACGTCAGGTGCCGTCCGCTGACCAGGGCACAGGGCAGGCCGCCGAAGGCCTCCGGGCCGTCCTCGGCGGTGAAGCGGTAGGGCTCGTCGGGCAGGACCACCAAGTCCGGGGCCGCCGCACGCAGTTCGTCCAACGGGATGCGGGGATAGCGCTCGGGGTGGCCCGCGTGGAGGTGGTCGACGCCGAGCCGCGCCAGGACGTCGCCCGCGAAGGTGTCCCGGCCCAGGACCATCCAGGGCCTGCGCCAGACGGGCACCACGGCGGTCCTGCGTGCCGCCGGCTCCGGCAGCGCGTCCCAGGCCGCCTCGGCCTCCTGCAGCCAGCGCGGTCGCTCCGGCGCACCGCACGCGGCCAGCACCCGGGCCAGCTCGCCGATGGCCTGCGGCACGCTGCGCACCTCCGTGACCAGCACCTCGAGCCCCGCCTCGCGCAGCGCGTCGAGGTCGGGGGCGCGGTTCTCCTCCTCGTTGGCGATCACCAGGTCGGGGGCGAGCGCGAGGATGCGGTCCAGCCGGGGATTCTTGGTACCGCCGGTCCGGGTGACGTCCAGGTGCGCCGGACGGCTGCACCAGTCGGTGGCGCCGACGAGGACGCCGGGGAGGGTCACGGCGACCGCCTCGGTGAGGGACGGGACGAGGGAGACGACCCTCACCGACGGGGCCGGTCCTGCACGGCCTCGATGTGTTCCGCCACCGCCACCACGACGATCCGCGTATCCGGAACCGTCGCCCGCCAGCGGTGCCGTACCCCACCGGTCAGGTACAGGGTGTCGCCTCGGCCGAGGCGGTACGCGCGGCCCTCGGCCTCGATCTCCACCGCGCCGTCGGCGACGTACATCAGCTGGTCGTTGCGGTACTGGAACTCACGGCCGGCCTCGTGGTCGCCGGTGAACTCGGAGGCGTGCAGCTGGTGGTGACCGCGGACCAGGGAACGCGTGCGCGGCTCGAAGTCGGACTCGGCCACGGGCTCGGCGCGGACGACGTCCACGCTGGCGGCCGGATCGGCGGCGGCGAGGAGTTCGACGGCCGTGGTGCGCAGGGCGTCGGCGAGCTTCTCCAGGGAGGTGCGGCTGGGGCGGGCCCGGTCGTTCTCGACCTGGCTGAGGAAGGGCACGGACAGACCGCTGCGCTCGGCCACGGCGGCAAGGGTCAGTTCCAGCGCGCGGCGGCGGCGCCGGACGGCCGCGCCCACCCGCACGGACTGTTGCTCTTTG
This region includes:
- a CDS encoding TDT family transporter, with amino-acid sequence MVIAAQPPPASSVLYAARVRYLGPNWYAAVMGTAIVGSAGAALPGHGSVRSGVLAGVWALSLLALTALLAARALHWARHRDQARAHLLDPAVAPFYGCLSMALLAVGGGALIAGRPLIGTDAAVALDAVLFATGTAVGLTAAVAVPYLMAVRHRVEPSQATPVWLLPLVAPMVSAALGPLLVPHLPPGQPRETLLLACFAMFGLSLFATLLMLPLVFARLISRGPLPLALTPTLFLVLGPLGQSTTAVGKIADTAPGVVPAPYDRGLAVFAVLYGVPVMGFALLWLAFSVAHVVRARRQGMGFAMTWWAFTFPVGTCVTGAAGLARHTGLACYDGLALGLYAVLVAAWLAAATGTVRGLVSGELLAAPRPAPAALRPATGRTTSGAVR
- a CDS encoding helical backbone metal receptor encodes the protein MRVVSLVPSLTEAVAVTLPGVLVGATDWCSRPAHLDVTRTGGTKNPRLDRILALAPDLVIANEEENRAPDLDALREAGLEVLVTEVRSVPQAIGELARVLAACGAPERPRWLQEAEAAWDALPEPAARRTAVVPVWRRPWMVLGRDTFAGDVLARLGVDHLHAGHPERYPRIPLDELRAAAPDLVVLPDEPYRFTAEDGPEAFGGLPCALVSGRHLTWYGPSLAEAPRVLGAALRAARR
- a CDS encoding helix-turn-helix domain-containing protein, with protein sequence MGDHKEQQSVRVGAAVRRRRRALELTLAAVAERSGLSVPFLSQVENDRARPSRTSLEKLADALRTTAVELLAAADPAASVDVVRAEPVAESDFEPRTRSLVRGHHQLHASEFTGDHEAGREFQYRNDQLMYVADGAVEIEAEGRAYRLGRGDTLYLTGGVRHRWRATVPDTRIVVVAVAEHIEAVQDRPRR